In Lentimicrobiaceae bacterium, the genomic window CCGTTGGTACATAATATCACAAATTATGTTACCATGAATAACACGGCAAACGCTTTACTCTCAATAGGTGCATCGCCTGTGATGGCTCACGCTGCTGAAGAGGTTGAAGAAATGGTAAAAATATCATCGGCTTTGGTTATTAACATTGGCACACTAAGTCCGCACTGGGTGCAAGCCATGATAAAAGCAGGAATTGCAGCAAAAGAAAACAATATTCCCATCATTTTCGACCCTGTCGGTGTTGGTGCAACAAGCTACAGAAACGAAGTTGCAAAAACAATTTTGCAAGAATGCAAACCCAACATAGTTAGAGGTAATGCTTCCGAAATACTATCGTTGGTAAAAAGCAACGTAAAAACCAAAGGCGTCGATAGCACAATAGCGGTTGACAATGTTGTTTCATCGGCGAAAGACTTGGCTAATGATTTAAATACCGTAGTTGTTGTAAGCGGCGAAACCGACTATATAACAGACGGCTCGAAAAGTGCTTTCATTGAAAACGGTTCGCCAATGATGATAAAAGTTACAGGTATGGGATGCACGGCTACAGCTATTGTTGCCGCATTTGCAGGCACATTAAAAAATCCTTTTGATGCAGGCGTAGCAGGTATGGCTGTCATGGGCGTTGCAGGAGAACTCGCAGCTAAAAAATCGGAAGGTCCCGGTTCATTGCAGTTGATTTTCCTTGACACTCTGCACAATCTCAACAAAATGGATTTAAACAGTTTGCTTAAAATTAGAAATGAATAAAATTGATTACAGCTTATATTTGGTAACCGATAGCGGACTTACAAAAGGCAGAAATCTTTTAGAAGTTGTGGAAGACGCTGTAATTGGTGGCGTTACGATAGTACAACTTAGAGAAAAAGACATTTCTACTATGCAATTTTACAAGTTGGCAATCCAATTTAAGCAAATGCTTTCAAAATACGGCGTTCCGCTAATTATTAACGACCGATTGGATATTGCTTTGGCAGTCGATGCGGACGGAATCCACGTTGGACAACACGATTTGCCTGTAGAAATCATCAGAAAACACATGCCAAAAGGTAAAATAATCGGACTTTCGGTAGAAAATGTTGAACAAACTGAAATCGCCAACCATTTAGATGTTGATTATGTAGCCGCTTCGCCGATTTTCAATACTTCTACCAAAACTGATACCGCACCTGAACTAAGGATAGAAGGATTGAAAGAAATTGCTGCCGTATCAAAGCATCCAATTGTGGCTATTGGTGGAATGAATATGAGCAATGCCGGAAGTATCATCAAAGCCGGTGCTTCGGGTGTAGCCGTAGTTTCGGCAATTGTTTCGGCTGACAGTCCGCAATTGGCTGCTAAGCAATTGTTAGAAACAGTGAATTTGAACAAGTTAACTTAATTTTTTACAATGTCAGATATAAACAAAATTGGAGAATTTGGGTTGATTGAGACCTTTGCCGACAAGTTTAATCACTTGCTTGACAAAAACAACTTGGGTATAGGCGACGATGCTGCTGTTATTCGCATTGACGACGATTACAGTTTTGTTGTTACAACCGATATGCTTGTGGAAAAAATTCATTTCATAAGCGACAAGATTTCTCCGCAGGAATTAGGACAAAAATCGCTGATTGTAAATTTGAGCGATATTGCCGCAATGGGAGCCGTACCTGTTGCATCATTTTTGTCTGTTGCAATAAACAAAAATACAAGTTTGGAGTACGTACAACAGTTTACCGAAGGTTATTTGTTGACATCAAACGAATATAAAGTCCCGCTTATGGGTGGCGACACGACCAAATCACCAAACGAGCTTACTATTAATGTTTGTGTTATTGGTAAAGTTGAAAATAAACGCATAAAGTACAGACACAGTGCACAAGGCGGTGATATTGTGTGTGTAACGGGATTTTTGGGAGATTCAGCCGCAGGACTTTCGTTGCTGTATAAAGACAAAAAAATGCAGGAACAATACGCCGAACTCGTAAAAGCACATCATTTGCCTATTGCTCGCGTTGATGAAGGTAGGTTTTTAAGCTCTTTCTCACAAGTACACGCCATGATGGATATTTCGGACGGTATCGGCTCCGACTTAAAACATATTAGTAAGGCATCGAAAGTCAGTATTAATATTGATACTGAAAAAATTCCTTTGAGTGAAAAGTTGCAAAACTATTGCCAACAAACGGATAAAAATCCTTTGGAGTTTGCTATTTCAGGCGGAGAAGACTACGAACTGTTGTTTACTGTTGATAAAGATTACTTTAATGAATTGAGTTTTGAGTATCTAAACAAGTTCGGCAGACCAATATTTCCTATAGGTACAGTCAGAGCCGAAGGCGAAATTCCTGAAGTTTTGTATTTTTACAATAATAAACGTCTAACCGCAAGTTACGGCGGATTCGACCATTTTAAAACAACAAACAAATGAAAACCTATAAACGTACATTAACCATTGCCGGCAGCGATTCGGGAGGTGGAGCCGGCATACAAGCCGACATAAAAACCATTTCTGCATG contains:
- the thiL gene encoding thiamine-phosphate kinase is translated as MSDINKIGEFGLIETFADKFNHLLDKNNLGIGDDAAVIRIDDDYSFVVTTDMLVEKIHFISDKISPQELGQKSLIVNLSDIAAMGAVPVASFLSVAINKNTSLEYVQQFTEGYLLTSNEYKVPLMGGDTTKSPNELTINVCVIGKVENKRIKYRHSAQGGDIVCVTGFLGDSAAGLSLLYKDKKMQEQYAELVKAHHLPIARVDEGRFLSSFSQVHAMMDISDGIGSDLKHISKASKVSINIDTEKIPLSEKLQNYCQQTDKNPLEFAISGGEDYELLFTVDKDYFNELSFEYLNKFGRPIFPIGTVRAEGEIPEVLYFYNNKRLTASYGGFDHFKTTNK
- the thiM gene encoding hydroxyethylthiazole kinase, which translates into the protein MDLNKVLSQLQEKSPLVHNITNYVTMNNTANALLSIGASPVMAHAAEEVEEMVKISSALVINIGTLSPHWVQAMIKAGIAAKENNIPIIFDPVGVGATSYRNEVAKTILQECKPNIVRGNASEILSLVKSNVKTKGVDSTIAVDNVVSSAKDLANDLNTVVVVSGETDYITDGSKSAFIENGSPMMIKVTGMGCTATAIVAAFAGTLKNPFDAGVAGMAVMGVAGELAAKKSEGPGSLQLIFLDTLHNLNKMDLNSLLKIRNE
- the thiE gene encoding thiamine phosphate synthase, with translation MNKIDYSLYLVTDSGLTKGRNLLEVVEDAVIGGVTIVQLREKDISTMQFYKLAIQFKQMLSKYGVPLIINDRLDIALAVDADGIHVGQHDLPVEIIRKHMPKGKIIGLSVENVEQTEIANHLDVDYVAASPIFNTSTKTDTAPELRIEGLKEIAAVSKHPIVAIGGMNMSNAGSIIKAGASGVAVVSAIVSADSPQLAAKQLLETVNLNKLT